One uncultured Alphaproteobacteria bacterium genomic region harbors:
- a CDS encoding Membrane protein: MAHYQGIKEMADVATWGIGSAFAALLADAAISDLRGFRIANRDPCLIIILFTITSFFRLDLREVLAHLFAGCVLFAVGAALFARGVWGGGDAKLAAAVGVWTGFAGMPRFLAAMALTGGVLALAALAARALTARPATADAPWCARVAHGGHLPYGVAIGAAGLDWMLRTFPAG, encoded by the coding sequence TTGGCGCATTATCAGGGCATTAAAGAAATGGCGGACGTCGCAACCTGGGGGATCGGATCGGCCTTCGCCGCGCTGCTCGCGGATGCGGCGATCTCCGATCTGCGCGGCTTCCGTATCGCCAATCGCGATCCCTGCCTGATAATTATTCTATTTACGATTACATCGTTTTTCAGATTAGACTTGCGCGAAGTCCTTGCGCACCTGTTCGCCGGTTGCGTGTTGTTCGCGGTCGGAGCGGCGCTGTTCGCGCGCGGCGTCTGGGGCGGGGGTGACGCCAAGCTGGCGGCGGCGGTCGGCGTCTGGACCGGCTTCGCCGGAATGCCGCGGTTCCTTGCGGCGATGGCGCTGACGGGCGGCGTGCTGGCGCTCGCGGCGCTCGCCGCCCGCGCCCTGACGGCGCGGCCCGCGACCGCCGACGCGCCCTGGTGCGCGCGCGTCGCCCACGGCGGCCACCTGCCCTACGGCGTCGCGATCGGCGCGGCCGGGCTGGACTGGATGCTGCGAACGTTCCCGGCGGGGTGA
- a CDS encoding Flp pilus assembly protein, pilin Flp, whose translation MFTYVRAFLRLISRDEKGVTAIEYGLIAAIISLALVAGAQVAGPALNNMFTGIGNSLTAAQPAN comes from the coding sequence ATGTTTACTTATGTCCGTGCTTTCCTTCGTCTGATTTCCCGTGACGAAAAAGGCGTTACCGCAATCGAATACGGCCTGATCGCCGCAATCATCTCCCTCGCCCTGGTCGCGGGAGCCCAAGTCGCCGGCCCGGCGCTGAACAACATGTTCACCGGAATCGGCAACAGCCTGACCGCCGCCCAGCCCGCGAACTGA
- a CDS encoding cAMP-binding protein-catabolite gene activator and regulatory subunit of cAMP-dependent protein kinase, whose amino-acid sequence MPDASDRNRALLAATPTFRGVPEAQLGTLARQAKPLRLAPREVLFAKGDPGESMYLVVSGRVRIGVVSMEGREVTYALIGPGQVFGEIAILDGGPRTADATAVEASDLLVIERRDILAFIRTNGDYGLRLIETLCRRLRHANELLEDTIFLSLPSRVAKQLLALADEIGEPGDGGVTIRMSQQAVADHMGISRESVNKVLAKWEQGGLVRLWRGQITIRDRAGLARFLGDDGR is encoded by the coding sequence ATGCCAGACGCTTCCGATCGCAATCGCGCGCTCCTTGCCGCCACGCCGACGTTTCGCGGGGTGCCGGAGGCGCAGCTCGGCACCCTCGCCCGGCAGGCCAAGCCGCTGCGACTCGCGCCGCGCGAGGTGCTGTTCGCCAAGGGCGACCCGGGCGAGTCGATGTATCTGGTGGTGAGCGGGCGGGTGCGGATCGGCGTGGTGTCGATGGAGGGGCGCGAGGTCACCTACGCGCTGATCGGGCCCGGGCAGGTGTTCGGCGAAATCGCGATTCTCGACGGCGGGCCGCGCACCGCCGACGCCACCGCGGTGGAGGCGAGCGACCTGCTGGTGATCGAGCGGCGCGACATTCTCGCCTTCATCCGCACCAACGGCGATTACGGGCTGCGCCTGATCGAGACCCTCTGCCGCCGCCTGCGCCACGCCAACGAGCTGCTGGAGGATACGATCTTCCTCAGCCTGCCGAGTCGGGTGGCGAAGCAGCTTCTCGCCCTCGCCGACGAGATCGGCGAACCGGGCGACGGCGGCGTCACCATCCGGATGTCGCAGCAGGCGGTGGCCGACCACATGGGCATCAGCCGCGAAAGCGTGAACAAGGTGCTGGCGAAGTGGGAGCAGGGCGGCCTCGTCCGGCTCTGGCGCGGGCAGATCACCATCCGCGACCGCGCGGGGCTCGCGCGGTTTCTCGGCGACGACGGACGGTGA
- a CDS encoding cAMP-binding protein-catabolite gene activator and regulatory subunit of cAMP-dependent protein kinase: MELVRDLSAIRLFEGLSADLPAAVAAQCRWSRFAAGEPVFDEDGDGLDVHFVQSGAVRILTAAPDGREVALADVPAGEYFGELAAIDGLRRSARAVATAESAVAALPGPAFVALMREFPDLAIRVVERLARIVRSLDRRVTELSTESEAQRIYAQLLRLARPDPANPQAWIIDDLPNHKEIAAWCGASREAVGQAIGELARDGIVRRRGMGLVVADRQRLTLMTAAAPGRAPEAGAPL, from the coding sequence ATGGAACTGGTCCGGGACCTGAGCGCGATCCGGCTGTTCGAGGGACTGTCGGCGGACCTGCCGGCGGCGGTGGCCGCGCAGTGCCGTTGGAGCCGCTTCGCCGCGGGCGAGCCGGTGTTCGACGAGGACGGCGACGGTCTCGACGTGCACTTCGTGCAAAGCGGGGCGGTGCGGATTCTCACCGCAGCGCCGGACGGCCGGGAGGTGGCGCTCGCCGACGTTCCCGCCGGAGAGTATTTCGGCGAGCTTGCGGCGATCGACGGCCTGCGCCGCTCGGCGCGCGCGGTGGCGACCGCCGAAAGCGCGGTGGCGGCGCTGCCCGGCCCGGCATTCGTGGCGCTGATGCGCGAATTTCCCGATCTCGCGATCCGCGTGGTCGAACGCCTCGCCCGGATCGTCCGCAGCCTCGATCGCCGCGTTACCGAACTGTCCACCGAATCCGAGGCGCAACGGATCTACGCCCAGCTTCTTCGCCTCGCGCGGCCCGATCCCGCCAACCCGCAGGCGTGGATCATCGACGATCTGCCGAACCATAAGGAGATCGCCGCGTGGTGCGGCGCTTCCCGCGAGGCGGTGGGGCAGGCCATCGGCGAACTGGCGCGCGACGGCATCGTCCGCCGCCGCGGCATGGGGCTGGTAGTGGCCGATCGTCAGCGCCTGACCCTGATGACCGCCGCCGCGCCGGGGCGCGCGCCCGAAGCCGGGGCTCCCCTCTAG